In a single window of the Alosa sapidissima isolate fAloSap1 chromosome 18, fAloSap1.pri, whole genome shotgun sequence genome:
- the LOC121690286 gene encoding ribonuclease inhibitor-like gives MIVLGLSGNEAGDSGVKHFSSLLEDPNCKLEKLYLKSCSITDEGCRALASVLRSNPSAPREINLEENQSGPSAQQLLSELQKDPNCKLLKIHGP, from the exons atgaTAGTGCTGGGGTTGAGTGGGAATGAAGcaggagactcaggagtgaagcatttctcttctcttctggagGATCCCAACTGTAAACTGGAGAAACTATA CCTGAAGAGCTGCAGTATAACAGATGAAGGTTGTAGGGCTTTAGCATCAGTACTGAGATCAAACCCATCAGCCCCCAGAGAGATCAATCTGGAGGAGAATCAGTCTGGACCCTCAGCACAGCAGCTGCTCTCTGAACTACAGAAAGATCCAAACTGTAAACTTTTGAAAATACATGGACCCTAA